In a genomic window of Streptomyces pristinaespiralis:
- a CDS encoding MurR/RpiR family transcriptional regulator, whose product MPSGQQERAQAAAITPGGPPEEQQPAPAERVLALLGGHRLSPGQRRIAQYIIDHLTEAAFLSITDLAERVGVSQPSVTRFATSLGYSGYPALREALQPIALSAVAGSPETRAEIRRNELQAAVDAEIQNLENLRRVLADTDRVLGIGRELALSMPLTVLGLRISVSLAEYFAYAARRIHPDVRLVTRGGSVAYDALLQSREAGGTWVLAFAMPRHANETLAALRAARRTGLRVALITDLTLGPLVEEADVTLTAGTGSRLVFDSYAAPGVLSAAVLQAMADADPERTQVRLEGYEQVADQHDFFLDD is encoded by the coding sequence GTGCCATCAGGGCAGCAGGAACGTGCGCAGGCCGCCGCGATCACCCCGGGCGGGCCGCCCGAGGAGCAGCAGCCCGCTCCGGCCGAGCGGGTGCTCGCACTGCTCGGCGGCCACCGCCTCTCCCCCGGTCAGCGGCGCATCGCCCAGTACATCATCGACCACCTCACCGAGGCCGCGTTCCTGTCGATCACCGACCTCGCGGAGCGGGTCGGGGTCAGCCAGCCGTCGGTGACCCGGTTCGCGACGTCCCTCGGCTACAGCGGCTACCCGGCGCTGCGGGAGGCGTTGCAGCCGATCGCGCTGAGCGCGGTGGCCGGTTCGCCGGAGACCCGTGCGGAGATCCGCCGCAACGAGCTGCAGGCGGCCGTCGACGCCGAGATCCAGAACCTGGAGAACCTGCGGCGGGTGCTGGCCGACACCGACCGGGTGCTCGGCATCGGCCGGGAGCTGGCCCTCTCGATGCCCCTGACGGTTCTCGGGCTGCGGATCTCCGTCTCGCTCGCGGAGTACTTCGCGTACGCGGCCCGCCGTATCCATCCGGATGTGCGGCTGGTGACCCGTGGCGGCAGCGTGGCCTACGACGCGCTGCTTCAGTCCCGGGAGGCGGGCGGGACCTGGGTGCTGGCCTTCGCGATGCCCCGGCACGCCAACGAGACGCTGGCGGCGCTGCGGGCGGCCCGCCGCACCGGCCTGCGGGTCGCGCTGATCACCGACCTGACGCTGGGGCCGCTGGTCGAGGAGGCCGATGTGACGCTCACGGCGGGGACGGGGTCGCGGCTGGTGTTCGACTCGTACGCGGCGCCCGGGGTGCTGTCCGCCGCGGTGCTGCAGGCGATGGCGGACGCCGACCCGGAGCGGACGCAGGTGCGGCTGGAGGGCTACGAGCAGGTCGCGGATCAGCACGACTTCTTCCTCGACGACTGA
- the opcA gene encoding glucose-6-phosphate dehydrogenase assembly protein OpcA, which produces MKIDLTDTTASKINKALVRGRRAIGTPAVGMVLTLVIVTDEENAYDAIKAAGDASREHPSRTLVVIKRHARSPRDRHDPRLDAEVRLGSDAGAGETVLLRLHGELTHRADSVVLPLLLPDAPVVVWWPVDAPPVPAKDPLGALAQRRITDAYAVERPIEELDARASGYEPGDTDLAWTRLTPWRSMLAAALDQARAEIVSAVVESEADNPSAELLARWFADRLKVPVEQVVTEGPVVTAVRLRTADGEIHIDRPEGPVARLSIPGQPSRVLALKVRSTAELIAEELRRLDPDEAYAAALHAQITAPAPKTVPDTA; this is translated from the coding sequence ATGAAGATCGACCTCACCGACACCACGGCCAGCAAGATCAACAAGGCGCTCGTCCGGGGCCGCCGCGCGATCGGCACCCCGGCCGTCGGCATGGTGCTCACCCTGGTCATCGTCACCGACGAGGAGAACGCCTACGACGCCATCAAGGCGGCGGGCGACGCCTCCCGCGAACACCCCTCCCGCACCCTCGTCGTCATCAAGCGCCACGCCCGCTCGCCGCGCGACCGCCACGACCCCCGCCTCGACGCCGAGGTGCGCCTCGGCAGCGACGCCGGCGCCGGCGAGACGGTGCTGCTGCGGCTGCACGGCGAACTGACCCACCGGGCCGACTCGGTGGTGCTGCCGCTGCTGCTGCCCGACGCCCCCGTCGTCGTCTGGTGGCCGGTGGACGCCCCGCCCGTCCCCGCCAAGGATCCGCTGGGGGCCCTCGCGCAGCGGCGCATCACCGACGCGTACGCGGTGGAGCGGCCGATCGAGGAACTCGACGCCCGCGCCTCGGGGTACGAGCCGGGCGACACCGACCTCGCCTGGACCAGGCTCACGCCGTGGCGCTCCATGCTGGCCGCCGCGCTGGACCAGGCCCGTGCCGAGATCGTCTCCGCGGTGGTCGAGAGCGAGGCCGACAATCCCAGCGCCGAACTGCTCGCCCGCTGGTTCGCCGACCGGCTGAAGGTGCCGGTCGAGCAGGTCGTCACCGAGGGGCCCGTCGTCACCGCGGTCCGGCTCCGCACCGCCGACGGCGAGATCCACATCGACCGGCCGGAAGGGCCCGTCGCCCGGCTCAGCATCCCCGGGCAGCCCTCCCGCGTCCTCGCCCTGAAAGTGCGCAGCACCGCGGAGCTCATCGCGGAGGAACTGCGCAGGCTCGACCCGGACGAGGCCTATGCCGCGGCGCTGCACGCACAAATCACCGCCCCTGCTCCCAAAACGGTTCCGGACACCGCCTGA
- a CDS encoding HlyD family efflux transporter periplasmic adaptor subunit, translated as MQFRQQALSKLQSPEEIDLPVRFARPQGLLVLTVTVVVMIAAGVWAVTGKVSSTVDAPGILTHAQGSYVLQSPVAGQVTEVLAQEGDRLRADAPLLKVSTPQGDTVVRAIAAGRLTTLVTSIGSVVTPGADVAAVERVEKPDDPLMAVLYLPAENGSSVPVGAKVDLSVQSVATQKYGVLRGRVKTVGRTAQSSQRITAFLGSSQLGEHFSRSGQPVSVLVELDTASDTESGYRWSSSDGPPYALESMTLTGGAVHLAEQRPIDWLLP; from the coding sequence GTGCAGTTCCGCCAACAGGCCCTTTCCAAACTGCAGTCACCGGAAGAGATAGACCTCCCGGTCCGTTTCGCCCGGCCGCAGGGGCTGCTCGTCCTCACCGTCACCGTCGTGGTCATGATCGCCGCGGGTGTGTGGGCGGTGACCGGAAAGGTGTCCTCCACAGTGGACGCACCGGGCATCCTCACCCACGCCCAGGGCAGTTACGTGCTGCAGAGCCCGGTCGCCGGCCAGGTCACGGAGGTCCTCGCCCAGGAGGGCGACAGGCTCCGCGCCGACGCGCCCCTGCTGAAGGTCAGCACCCCGCAGGGCGACACCGTCGTCCGCGCCATCGCCGCCGGCCGGCTGACCACACTCGTCACCTCGATCGGATCCGTGGTCACCCCCGGCGCGGACGTCGCGGCCGTCGAACGCGTCGAGAAACCGGACGACCCCCTGATGGCCGTGCTGTACCTGCCCGCGGAGAACGGCTCCAGCGTGCCCGTCGGCGCCAAGGTCGACCTCAGCGTCCAGTCCGTGGCCACACAGAAGTACGGCGTGCTGCGCGGCCGGGTCAAGACGGTCGGCAGGACCGCCCAGAGCAGCCAGCGGATCACCGCCTTCCTCGGCAGCAGCCAGCTGGGCGAGCACTTCTCCCGTTCCGGTCAGCCGGTCTCCGTGCTGGTCGAACTGGACACCGCCTCGGACACCGAGTCCGGGTACCGGTGGTCGTCGTCCGACGGGCCGCCGTACGCGCTCGAATCCATGACCCTGACCGGCGGCGCCGTCCACCTTGCCGAGCAGCGCCCGATCGATTGGCTGCTGCCGTGA
- the zwf gene encoding glucose-6-phosphate dehydrogenase, whose amino-acid sequence MSQNRSQESSRQRARRTPPGSGWANPLRDPLDRRLPRIAGPSGLVIFGVTGDLSRRKLMPAVYDLANRGLLPPGFSLVGFARREWQDQDFAEVVHQAVRDHARTPFREEVWRQLSEGMRFVQGDFGDDTAFEQLKSTVEDLDRAQGTGGNFAFYLSVPPKFFPEVVQQLKDHGLSDAPEGSWRRAVIEKPFGHDLASACDLNEIVHEVFAPDEVFRIDHYLGKETVQNILALRFANSLFEPIWNRSYVDHVQITMAEDIGIGGRAGYYDGIGAARDVIQNHLLQLLALTAMEEPASFDAASLVTEKLKVFKAVKLPADLARSTVRAQYTAGWQGGEKAVGYLQEEGIAPDSRTDTYAAIKLEIDNRRWAGVPFYLRTGKRIGRRVTEIAVVFQRAPHSPFDSMATEELGQNALVIRVQPDEGVTVRFGSKVPGTSMELRDVTMDFAYGESFTESSPEAYERLILDVLLGDANLFPRTEEVEESWRILDPVEEFWDRSGKPAQYPAGTWGPAEADDMLARDGRSWRRP is encoded by the coding sequence ATGTCACAGAACAGGTCGCAGGAGAGCTCGCGGCAGCGGGCCCGGCGGACGCCGCCGGGCAGCGGCTGGGCCAATCCGCTGAGGGACCCGCTGGACAGGCGGCTGCCCCGTATCGCCGGCCCCTCCGGGCTGGTCATCTTCGGTGTCACCGGGGACCTGTCGCGCAGGAAGCTGATGCCGGCCGTGTACGACCTGGCCAACCGTGGACTGCTGCCACCGGGCTTCTCGCTCGTCGGCTTCGCCCGCCGGGAATGGCAGGACCAGGACTTCGCGGAGGTGGTCCACCAGGCCGTCAGGGACCATGCCCGCACGCCGTTCCGTGAGGAGGTGTGGCGGCAGCTCTCGGAGGGGATGCGGTTCGTCCAGGGCGACTTCGGCGACGACACCGCGTTCGAGCAGCTCAAGTCGACCGTCGAGGACCTCGACAGGGCCCAGGGCACCGGCGGCAACTTCGCCTTCTACCTCTCCGTGCCGCCGAAGTTCTTCCCCGAGGTCGTCCAGCAGCTGAAGGACCACGGCCTGTCCGACGCGCCCGAGGGCTCCTGGCGGCGCGCGGTCATCGAGAAGCCGTTCGGCCACGACCTGGCGAGCGCCTGCGACCTCAACGAGATCGTGCACGAGGTGTTCGCGCCCGACGAGGTCTTCCGCATCGACCACTACCTGGGCAAGGAGACCGTCCAGAACATCCTGGCGCTGCGGTTCGCCAACTCCCTGTTCGAGCCGATCTGGAACCGGTCGTACGTCGACCATGTGCAGATCACGATGGCCGAGGACATCGGCATCGGCGGCCGGGCCGGCTACTACGACGGCATCGGCGCCGCCCGTGACGTGATCCAGAACCACCTCCTCCAACTGCTGGCGCTGACCGCGATGGAGGAGCCCGCCTCCTTCGACGCCGCGTCCCTCGTCACCGAGAAGCTCAAGGTGTTCAAGGCCGTCAAGCTGCCGGCCGACCTGGCCCGCTCGACCGTGCGCGCGCAGTACACGGCGGGCTGGCAGGGCGGTGAGAAGGCCGTCGGCTACCTCCAGGAGGAGGGCATCGCTCCCGACTCCAGGACCGACACGTACGCCGCGATCAAGCTGGAGATCGACAACCGCAGGTGGGCCGGCGTTCCCTTCTACCTGCGCACGGGCAAGCGGATCGGCCGGCGCGTCACCGAGATCGCGGTCGTCTTCCAGCGCGCCCCGCACTCGCCGTTCGACTCCATGGCGACGGAGGAGCTCGGCCAGAACGCGCTGGTCATCCGCGTCCAGCCGGACGAGGGCGTGACCGTGCGGTTCGGCTCCAAGGTGCCGGGTACATCGATGGAGCTGCGCGACGTGACGATGGACTTCGCCTACGGGGAGTCCTTCACGGAGTCCAGCCCCGAGGCGTACGAACGCCTCATCCTCGACGTGCTGCTGGGGGACGCCAACCTCTTCCCGCGGACCGAGGAGGTGGAGGAGTCCTGGCGGATCCTCGACCCCGTCGAGGAGTTCTGGGACCGCAGCGGAAAGCCGGCGCAGTACCCGGCCGGCACCTGGGGGCCCGCCGAAGCGGACGACATGCTCGCACGAGACGGACGGAGCTGGCGAAGGCCATGA
- a CDS encoding endo-1,4-beta-xylanase, with protein MLKVTRALAISAATAGLLATFTLPAASAAAPAGAAGAGGESVAPSRDAADAATLGALGRKAGLRIGTAVDTTALAGDSTYRETVAREFSSVTAENVMKWQLTEPERGKHDWAAADGLVDFARSHKQLVRGHTLVWHSQLPAWVTEGSFTPEELREILRRHVTEEVRHFKGRIWQWDVVNEAFNDDGTLRDSIWLRNLGPGYIADAFRWAHRADPGAKLYINDYNIEGVNAKSTALYELVKQLRREGVPVHGVGLQGHFAVQYGFPGDVAANLKRFDDLGMESAITEADVRMPMPADNIKLQAQARGYSVLLGACLVTRRCTDFTVWGFTDKYSWVPDTFEGEGAANVLDENYAAKPAFDALRQDLTLAGRRR; from the coding sequence GTGCTCAAGGTGACCCGTGCCCTGGCGATCAGCGCCGCAACGGCAGGACTTCTCGCCACCTTCACGCTGCCCGCCGCCTCCGCGGCCGCCCCGGCCGGTGCCGCCGGCGCCGGAGGGGAGAGCGTGGCGCCCTCCCGGGACGCCGCGGACGCCGCCACCCTCGGCGCGCTCGGCAGAAAGGCCGGGCTGCGGATCGGCACGGCCGTCGACACCACCGCCCTCGCCGGCGACAGCACCTACCGCGAGACGGTGGCCCGCGAGTTCTCCTCGGTCACCGCGGAGAACGTGATGAAGTGGCAGCTCACCGAGCCCGAGCGCGGCAAGCACGACTGGGCCGCCGCGGACGGACTCGTCGACTTCGCCCGCTCCCACAAGCAACTGGTGCGCGGCCACACGCTCGTCTGGCACAGCCAGCTCCCCGCCTGGGTGACCGAGGGCTCCTTCACGCCGGAGGAGCTCAGGGAGATCCTGCGCCGCCACGTCACCGAGGAGGTACGCCACTTCAAGGGCAGGATCTGGCAGTGGGACGTCGTCAACGAGGCGTTCAACGACGACGGGACCCTGCGCGACAGCATCTGGCTGCGCAACCTGGGCCCCGGATACATCGCCGACGCCTTCCGCTGGGCCCACCGGGCCGACCCGGGCGCGAAGCTCTACATCAACGACTACAACATCGAAGGCGTCAACGCGAAGAGCACCGCCCTGTACGAGCTGGTGAAGCAGCTGCGCCGGGAGGGCGTGCCGGTCCACGGCGTCGGCCTCCAGGGCCACTTCGCCGTCCAGTACGGCTTCCCCGGTGACGTGGCGGCCAACCTGAAGCGGTTCGACGACCTCGGCATGGAGAGCGCGATCACCGAGGCCGACGTCCGGATGCCGATGCCCGCCGACAACATCAAGCTCCAGGCACAGGCGCGCGGTTACAGCGTGCTGCTGGGCGCCTGCCTCGTCACCAGGCGGTGCACCGATTTCACCGTCTGGGGCTTCACCGACAAGTACTCGTGGGTGCCCGACACCTTCGAGGGCGAGGGCGCGGCCAACGTCCTCGACGAGAACTACGCGGCGAAGCCGGCGTTCGACGCCCTCCGCCAGGACCTGACCCTCGCCGGCCGCCGTCGCTGA
- a CDS encoding NHLP bacteriocin export ABC transporter permease/ATPase subunit, producing the protein MSSVPPTTTAFHQAHEQSDAVLHALGGLGAPVDTTGLRSLHLEGPQVMWLVVGGALDLFAVDAAEEGHWHFLGRLEPGTLLLGPVEGPRHTLTGRPSQDCLLRRIPLRELYVPDHAYPPAYQDPYGRTAATQLEYAFGLGVGRGLGVLFEAPLEGRPAGEEAMADDDVLWMQVEPGSVQYGASYSAEAAGDLLVEGAMWQSMVNQQYRLLSAVDGWIEELERAHEDRTAAGMKAGADVRARADEALLASIGGPDRAGRGAGGADGDDTLLAVCRHVAAAAGTTLTEPPRSGAADDRVDPVERIAVASRVRTRPVRLQGRWWRTDAGPLVGRRAASGAPVALIWRRGRYEAVNPLTGSRTRVGSDNADEFDERAVMFYRPLPERPATLWRLARFSLRGTRKDLRNLAVAGLVTVALGALVPIATGQILGVYVPKAESGLIVQVSLALMVTSIVSAAFMLLQNLTVLRMEGRIESTLQPAVWDRLLRLPTKFFAERSTGELASAAMGISSMRRVLSGIGPVALQSTTVGAMNVVLLLWFSVPLALAAIGMLLVIGAVFLGMGLWQVRWQRRLVELSNKLNNQAFQTLRGLPKLRVAAAESFAYAAWARQFARSRELQQRVGRIRNLTTVLDAVYLPLCSLIMFMLLAGPARGSMSAAEFLTFSTAVTMLLTSVTQVTGVLVSAAAALPMFEQVRPILDEATEVRGASAQPGTLSGAIEARKLTFRYADDGPPVLDDVSLQVRQGEFVAIVGPSGCGKSTLLRLLIGFDRPASGTVLYDGQDLAALDPAAVRRQCGVVLQNAQPLTGSILDCICGAETFSQDEVWEAAEMAGLAEDIKRMPMGLHTLISSGGAISGGQRQRLMIAQALVRRPRILFFDEATSALDNETQRVVIESTRRLDATRIVIAHRLSTVMDADRVIVMEEGRVVEEGRPADLLADAGGRLHGLVRRQLA; encoded by the coding sequence GTGTCATCCGTACCCCCCACGACCACCGCGTTCCACCAGGCCCACGAGCAGTCCGACGCGGTGCTCCACGCGCTCGGCGGCCTCGGCGCGCCCGTCGACACCACCGGCCTGCGCAGCCTGCACCTGGAAGGGCCGCAGGTGATGTGGCTCGTCGTGGGCGGCGCCCTGGACCTTTTCGCCGTGGACGCGGCGGAGGAGGGCCACTGGCACTTCCTGGGCCGGCTCGAACCGGGCACGCTCCTCCTCGGCCCGGTCGAGGGCCCGCGGCACACCCTGACGGGCCGGCCCTCGCAGGACTGCCTGCTGCGCCGGATCCCGCTGCGGGAGCTGTACGTACCGGACCACGCGTACCCGCCCGCCTACCAGGACCCGTACGGGCGGACGGCGGCCACCCAGCTCGAGTACGCCTTCGGGCTCGGCGTCGGCCGCGGTCTGGGGGTGCTCTTCGAGGCGCCGCTCGAGGGCCGCCCGGCCGGAGAGGAGGCGATGGCCGACGACGACGTCCTGTGGATGCAGGTCGAGCCGGGCAGCGTGCAGTACGGGGCCTCCTACAGCGCGGAGGCGGCGGGCGACCTGCTCGTCGAGGGCGCGATGTGGCAGAGCATGGTGAACCAGCAGTACCGGCTGCTCTCCGCGGTCGACGGCTGGATCGAGGAGCTGGAACGGGCCCACGAGGACCGGACGGCCGCCGGCATGAAGGCCGGTGCCGATGTGCGCGCCCGGGCCGACGAGGCGCTCCTCGCCTCCATCGGCGGGCCGGACCGCGCCGGACGCGGCGCCGGCGGCGCGGACGGCGACGACACCCTGCTGGCGGTGTGCCGGCACGTCGCGGCCGCCGCCGGGACGACGCTCACCGAACCCCCGAGGAGCGGCGCGGCGGACGACCGCGTCGATCCCGTCGAACGCATCGCCGTCGCGTCCCGCGTCCGTACCCGGCCCGTCCGTCTCCAGGGCCGCTGGTGGCGCACCGACGCCGGCCCGCTGGTGGGCCGTCGTGCCGCCTCCGGCGCCCCCGTCGCACTGATCTGGCGCCGTGGACGCTACGAGGCGGTCAACCCGCTCACCGGCTCCCGCACCCGCGTCGGCAGCGACAACGCCGACGAGTTCGACGAACGCGCCGTCATGTTCTACCGGCCGCTGCCCGAGCGGCCCGCCACCCTCTGGCGGCTGGCCCGCTTCAGCCTCCGCGGCACCCGCAAGGACCTGCGGAACCTGGCCGTCGCGGGACTCGTCACCGTCGCGCTCGGCGCACTCGTGCCGATCGCGACCGGACAGATCCTCGGTGTGTACGTGCCGAAGGCGGAGAGCGGCCTGATCGTGCAGGTCTCGCTCGCCCTGATGGTCACGAGCATCGTCTCCGCCGCCTTCATGCTGCTGCAGAACCTCACCGTCCTGCGGATGGAGGGCCGGATCGAGAGCACCCTCCAACCCGCCGTCTGGGACCGGCTCCTGCGGCTGCCGACCAAGTTCTTCGCCGAGCGGTCGACCGGAGAGCTGGCGAGCGCCGCCATGGGGATCAGCTCGATGCGCCGCGTTCTTTCGGGCATCGGCCCCGTGGCCCTGCAGTCCACCACGGTGGGTGCGATGAACGTCGTACTGCTCCTCTGGTTCAGCGTTCCGCTGGCGCTCGCGGCCATCGGCATGCTGCTCGTCATCGGCGCGGTGTTCCTCGGCATGGGGCTGTGGCAGGTCCGCTGGCAGCGCAGGCTGGTGGAACTCTCCAACAAGCTCAACAACCAGGCGTTCCAGACCCTGCGGGGTCTGCCCAAGCTGCGGGTCGCCGCGGCGGAGAGCTTCGCGTACGCGGCCTGGGCGCGGCAGTTCGCCCGCTCCCGTGAACTCCAGCAGCGGGTGGGCCGGATCAGGAACCTGACCACGGTACTGGACGCGGTCTATCTGCCGCTCTGCTCGCTCATCATGTTCATGCTGCTGGCGGGGCCGGCCCGCGGCTCCATGTCGGCGGCCGAGTTCCTCACCTTCAGCACCGCCGTCACCATGCTGCTGACCTCCGTCACCCAGGTCACCGGCGTGCTGGTGTCGGCCGCCGCCGCCCTGCCCATGTTCGAGCAGGTGCGCCCCATCCTCGACGAGGCCACCGAAGTACGCGGAGCGAGCGCGCAGCCCGGCACCCTCTCCGGTGCGATCGAGGCAAGGAAGCTCACCTTCCGGTACGCCGACGACGGCCCCCCGGTCCTCGACGACGTGTCGCTCCAGGTCCGGCAGGGCGAGTTCGTGGCGATCGTCGGCCCGAGCGGATGCGGCAAGTCGACCCTGCTGCGGCTGCTCATCGGCTTCGACCGGCCCGCCTCGGGCACGGTCCTCTACGACGGCCAGGACCTGGCCGCGCTGGACCCCGCCGCCGTGCGCCGGCAGTGCGGTGTGGTGCTCCAGAACGCCCAGCCGCTCACCGGCTCGATCCTCGACTGCATCTGCGGCGCGGAGACCTTCTCGCAGGACGAGGTCTGGGAGGCCGCGGAGATGGCGGGGCTGGCGGAGGACATCAAGCGGATGCCGATGGGCCTGCACACACTGATCTCGTCCGGCGGCGCCATATCCGGCGGCCAGCGGCAACGGCTGATGATCGCCCAGGCCCTGGTGCGGCGGCCGCGCATCCTCTTCTTCGACGAGGCCACCAGCGCGCTCGACAACGAGACGCAGCGCGTCGTCATCGAGAGCACCCGCCGGCTGGACGCCACCAGGATCGTCATCGCCCACCGGCTGTCCACCGTGATGGACGCGGACCGGGTGATCGTGATGGAGGAGGGCCGGGTCGTCGAGGAGGGCCGGCCCGCCGACCTGCTCGCCGACGCGGGCGGCCGGCTCCACGGACTGGTACGGCGGCAACTGGCGTGA
- a CDS encoding NHLP family bacteriocin export ABC transporter peptidase/permease/ATPase subunit, translated as MTRTEHNAPQPQQQLPPAGRGRHRPEAAAPSGRRGTRRAAPPPRRKQQRRGSRPRSVRTPTVLQMEAVECGAAALAMVLSHYGRHVPLEELRIACGVSRDGSRASNVLKAARSYGLTAKGMQMEATALAEVQPPAILFWEFNHYVVYEGTGRRFGRRGVHINDPDKGRRFVPAEDFDTSFTGVALVFEPDRGFRKGGRKPGVLAAVPARLRGTAGTLFAAFLASLLLVAVGAAVPALSRTYIDMFLIGGQTSLLGTLFAAMAATVALTAVLTGLQQANLLRGRIISSTLSSARFLRHLLRLPVTFFAQRSPADLVQRLQSNDAVAETLARDLAAAAVDGVVVILYAALLWSYDPQLTVVGVLIALLNVVAMRIVIRLRSTHTQKLRADSARLTNTSYTGLQLIETMKATGGENGFFRRWAGQHATTLDVQQRLGVPSAVLAVVAPTLATLNSALILWIGGLRAVEGHISIGLLVAFQALVARFTAPITRLNGVAGRIQDFAADVARLKDVESFPVDPLYSREEPDPSSRRLKGHVTLENITFGYSPLDAPLLSGFSLTVGPGRQVALVGGSGSGKSTVSRLISGLYSPWEGTIRIDGRLLADIPRGALAASVSFVDQDIFLFEGTVRDNVTLWDPSISDEAVENALRDAAVLDVIMRRPEGIHSRVEQDGRNFSGGQRQRLEIARALVRRPSILVLDEVTSALDAETERVIIDNLRRRGCACVVIAHRLSTVRDSDEIVVLDHGTVVERGRHEELVAAQGPYAELVKEH; from the coding sequence GTGACCCGGACCGAGCACAACGCCCCCCAGCCCCAGCAGCAGTTGCCGCCGGCCGGCCGCGGCAGGCACCGGCCGGAGGCGGCGGCGCCGAGCGGACGCCGCGGGACCCGTCGCGCCGCGCCGCCGCCCCGCCGCAAGCAGCAGCGGCGCGGCAGCAGGCCCCGTTCCGTGCGCACCCCCACCGTGCTCCAGATGGAGGCCGTGGAGTGCGGGGCGGCCGCCCTCGCGATGGTCCTCTCCCACTACGGCCGCCATGTGCCGCTGGAGGAGCTCCGCATCGCCTGCGGCGTCTCCCGCGACGGCTCCCGGGCCAGCAACGTGCTGAAGGCGGCCCGCAGTTACGGCCTCACCGCCAAGGGCATGCAGATGGAGGCGACCGCGCTCGCCGAGGTGCAGCCGCCCGCCATCCTGTTCTGGGAGTTCAACCACTACGTCGTCTACGAGGGCACGGGACGCAGGTTCGGCCGCCGCGGGGTGCACATCAACGACCCCGACAAGGGACGCCGTTTCGTCCCCGCGGAGGACTTCGACACCAGCTTCACCGGCGTGGCCCTGGTCTTCGAGCCGGACCGCGGCTTCCGCAAGGGCGGCCGCAAGCCGGGCGTGCTGGCGGCGGTCCCCGCCAGGCTGCGCGGCACCGCGGGCACCCTGTTCGCCGCCTTCCTCGCGAGCCTCCTGCTCGTCGCGGTGGGCGCGGCCGTGCCGGCGCTCAGCCGCACGTACATCGACATGTTCCTGATCGGCGGGCAGACCTCGCTGCTCGGCACCCTGTTCGCCGCCATGGCGGCGACGGTGGCCCTGACCGCCGTGCTCACCGGACTCCAGCAGGCGAACCTGCTGCGCGGGCGCATCATCTCCTCCACCCTGAGCAGCGCCCGCTTCCTGCGCCATCTCCTGCGGCTTCCCGTCACGTTCTTCGCCCAGCGCAGTCCGGCCGACCTGGTGCAACGGCTCCAGTCCAACGACGCCGTGGCGGAGACCCTCGCGCGTGACCTCGCCGCGGCCGCCGTCGACGGCGTGGTGGTGATCCTCTACGCCGCGCTCCTGTGGAGCTACGACCCCCAGCTCACCGTCGTCGGCGTGCTGATCGCCCTGCTCAACGTCGTGGCGATGCGCATCGTCATCAGACTCCGCTCCACCCACACCCAGAAGCTGCGCGCCGACAGCGCCCGGCTCACCAACACCTCGTACACCGGCCTTCAGCTGATCGAGACGATGAAGGCGACCGGCGGGGAGAACGGCTTCTTCCGCAGGTGGGCCGGCCAGCACGCCACCACCCTGGACGTCCAGCAGCGCCTCGGCGTGCCGAGTGCGGTCCTGGCCGTCGTCGCCCCGACCCTCGCCACGCTCAACAGCGCCCTGATCCTGTGGATCGGCGGTCTGCGTGCTGTGGAAGGCCATATATCGATCGGTCTCCTTGTCGCCTTCCAGGCGCTGGTGGCCCGCTTCACCGCACCGATCACCCGGCTCAACGGCGTGGCCGGCCGCATCCAGGACTTCGCCGCGGACGTCGCGAGGCTCAAGGACGTCGAGAGCTTCCCCGTCGATCCCCTCTACTCCCGCGAGGAACCGGACCCGAGCAGCCGCCGGCTCAAGGGACATGTGACGCTCGAGAACATCACCTTCGGTTACAGCCCGCTGGACGCGCCGCTGCTGAGCGGCTTCTCGCTGACCGTCGGCCCGGGCCGGCAGGTCGCCCTCGTCGGCGGCTCAGGGAGCGGCAAGTCCACCGTCTCCCGGCTGATATCGGGCCTCTACAGCCCGTGGGAGGGCACCATCCGGATCGACGGCCGGCTGCTCGCGGACATTCCCCGCGGGGCGCTCGCCGCCTCCGTCTCCTTCGTCGACCAGGACATCTTCCTCTTCGAGGGCACCGTCCGCGACAACGTGACCCTGTGGGACCCCTCCATCTCCGACGAGGCCGTGGAGAACGCTCTCCGGGACGCCGCGGTGCTCGACGTGATCATGCGCCGTCCCGAGGGCATCCACAGCCGCGTCGAACAGGACGGCCGCAACTTCTCGGGCGGACAGCGCCAGCGCCTCGAGATCGCCCGCGCCCTGGTGCGCCGCCCCAGCATCCTGGTGCTCGACGAGGTCACCAGCGCCCTGGACGCGGAGACCGAACGCGTCATCATCGACAACCTCCGCCGCAGGGGCTGCGCGTGCGTGGTCATCGCCCACCGGCTGAGCACCGTGCGCGACAGCGACGAGATCGTGGTGCTGGACCACGGCACCGTCGTCGAACGGGGCCGCCACGAGGAACTGGTGGCCGCCCAGGGACCGTACGCCGAACTCGTCAAGGAGCACTGA